One part of the Aurantibacillus circumpalustris genome encodes these proteins:
- a CDS encoding GNAT family N-acetyltransferase encodes MKIELVNKNSDNYSKLLAFVEKHNVFFSSMKWTSIYSSDNLHQCAILNNNNDVIGCFVYYSFKKSVFKFIITPPYSPNIDLFYVNPAVSIVGANSFNKDLIQLLVSYFESLKVPYININLPYDVIDTQPFIWEGFTSKVRYTYLINLSLEKEKLWDNLSSEKRKSVNKAIKDKVVVKETQDYKLVYSLILKSLERNDKNRNPEILENILFSFSNAKNSFAFVAYNNDVAIGATYCVFNKEKAIYLFGGFDSENKHHGAGVQCMWYSILKARELNLKYFDFEGSMNANIERYFREFGGELKPYFCIEKIRPTLNSLLNLKGHKPF; translated from the coding sequence TTGAAAATAGAACTGGTAAATAAAAATTCAGATAATTACTCAAAATTATTGGCTTTCGTTGAGAAACACAATGTGTTTTTTAGTTCAATGAAGTGGACTTCTATCTACTCATCAGATAACCTGCATCAATGTGCAATTTTAAACAACAATAATGACGTTATTGGTTGTTTTGTTTACTACAGTTTTAAGAAAAGTGTTTTTAAATTTATTATAACACCTCCATACTCGCCAAACATAGATTTATTTTATGTTAACCCAGCTGTCTCTATTGTTGGAGCAAATTCGTTCAATAAGGATCTCATTCAGTTACTTGTTTCCTATTTTGAATCTTTAAAAGTACCGTATATTAATATTAATCTTCCCTACGATGTTATAGATACACAACCTTTTATCTGGGAGGGTTTTACCTCTAAAGTTCGGTACACTTATCTCATTAATCTCTCTTTAGAGAAGGAAAAATTATGGGATAATCTATCTTCTGAAAAAAGAAAGAGTGTAAACAAAGCTATTAAAGACAAAGTGGTCGTTAAAGAAACACAAGATTACAAACTGGTTTACTCGCTCATTCTAAAATCACTTGAAAGAAATGATAAAAACAGGAACCCTGAAATTTTGGAAAATATTTTGTTTTCTTTTTCAAATGCAAAAAACTCATTTGCCTTTGTAGCTTATAATAATGATGTGGCCATAGGAGCTACTTACTGTGTTTTTAATAAGGAAAAGGCTATTTATTTATTTGGTGGTTTTGATTCAGAAAATAAGCACCACGGTGCTGGTGTGCAGTGCATGTGGTATAGTATTTTAAAAGCTAGAGAACTTAATTTAAAGTATTTTGACTTTGAAGGATCAATGAATGCAAACATCGAAAGATATTTTAGGGAGTTTGGCGGTGAATTGAAACCTTATTTTTGTATTGAGAAAATAAGACCAACGCTTAATAGCTTGCTTAATTTAAAAGGACATAAACCGTTTTGA